One window of Chryseobacterium sp. JJR-5R genomic DNA carries:
- a CDS encoding T9SS type A sorting domain-containing protein, whose translation MKKCTAFLLFAFILFAKGISAQTASIQWQKNYGGSYEDSGNSIDKTPDGGYILLGTTRSLDRDVTGLHGNLYDVWVVKTNSTGNIQWKKCFGGTGTESAKSVKSTSDGGYIFVADTYSNNGDLTGHYGNVSVKDAWIVKLDSSGNIQWQHHFGGTSEDSVSSVVETPQGFLMVGYTYSSDENIPANKGATDAFAVFYDQQGNLQWVKNYGGALYDYAASVMADDNGFIVAGRSSSVDGDLLNANYHLNGSGVLYSDYWVFKIDFSGNMIWSKYYGGPAEDFANSVAKTADGGCIVAGYVQSKGGDITLDNIHAGFWVVKLDTNGNMQWQKSYGGNNQDVPKEIRQTSDGGYIMTGVTYGNGTYVTGYHNGLPGDMWVLKINNNGMREWDRAFGGSQKDSGAGIVEANDGGFVSFGTTASLNGDGDVIGNPYQVNDLWLIKLNAGVLETSEVSAIPNDQVHIYPNPATDHFYVNSKSPVKQVSIYTASGKLISADSPADKLIKTGNLIPGVYFVHIKTKDGISIKKLIKK comes from the coding sequence ATGAAAAAATGTACTGCATTTCTGCTATTCGCTTTCATCTTATTCGCAAAGGGAATTTCAGCACAGACAGCCTCTATCCAATGGCAGAAGAACTATGGTGGAAGCTATGAAGACTCCGGGAATTCTATAGACAAAACTCCGGATGGAGGGTATATTCTGTTGGGAACCACGAGATCTCTGGACCGAGATGTAACGGGTCTGCATGGCAACCTTTATGATGTATGGGTTGTTAAAACCAACAGTACAGGAAATATACAATGGAAAAAGTGTTTTGGCGGCACAGGAACGGAGTCGGCAAAATCAGTAAAGTCTACCAGTGACGGAGGTTACATTTTTGTGGCAGATACCTACTCCAATAATGGAGACCTTACTGGGCATTACGGAAATGTATCGGTTAAAGATGCGTGGATTGTTAAGCTTGACTCTTCCGGTAATATTCAATGGCAACATCATTTTGGCGGGACTTCAGAAGATTCCGTTTCCTCTGTTGTTGAAACGCCGCAAGGATTTTTAATGGTGGGTTATACATATTCATCCGATGAAAATATACCTGCCAATAAGGGCGCTACCGATGCTTTTGCCGTATTTTATGATCAACAGGGAAATCTTCAATGGGTAAAAAATTACGGTGGTGCACTATATGATTACGCCGCTTCTGTCATGGCCGATGATAATGGATTTATTGTAGCAGGACGCTCTTCATCCGTAGACGGAGATCTTTTAAACGCCAATTATCATTTGAATGGCAGCGGAGTTCTTTATTCCGATTATTGGGTTTTTAAAATTGATTTTTCAGGAAATATGATCTGGAGCAAATATTATGGAGGTCCTGCTGAAGACTTTGCAAACTCGGTTGCAAAAACTGCAGATGGCGGATGTATTGTTGCCGGCTATGTACAGTCAAAAGGAGGAGATATTACGCTGGATAACATACATGCAGGTTTCTGGGTTGTAAAACTGGATACCAATGGCAATATGCAATGGCAAAAATCCTATGGCGGAAATAATCAGGATGTACCTAAAGAGATCAGACAGACCTCGGATGGCGGATATATAATGACAGGGGTGACCTACGGTAATGGTACATATGTGACGGGTTACCACAACGGACTTCCGGGTGACATGTGGGTTTTAAAAATTAATAACAATGGTATGCGGGAATGGGACAGGGCTTTCGGAGGTTCTCAAAAAGACAGCGGGGCAGGAATCGTTGAAGCGAATGACGGAGGCTTTGTATCGTTTGGGACTACAGCTTCCCTTAACGGCGACGGAGATGTAATCGGCAACCCTTATCAGGTTAATGATTTATGGCTGATCAAATTAAATGCAGGTGTTTTAGAGACTTCAGAGGTTTCTGCAATCCCAAATGATCAAGTGCATATTTATCCTAATCCAGCTACCGACCATTTTTATGTTAACAGTAAAAGTCCAGTTAAGCAAGTCAGTATTTATACTGCTTCAGGAAAATTAATTTCAGCTGATTCACCTGCAGATAAGCTTATCAAAACCGGAAATTTAATTCCGGGCGTTTATTTTGTGCACATTAAAACAAAAGACGGAATCAGTATCAAAAAACTTATAAAAAAATAA